The Pelmatolapia mariae isolate MD_Pm_ZW linkage group LG9, Pm_UMD_F_2, whole genome shotgun sequence genome has a segment encoding these proteins:
- the LOC135933549 gene encoding E3 SUMO-protein ligase ZBED1-like — translation MLVTDMRPLSMVDDQGFKEMIKQFNPDYHDNYLPGRSHFTKLMEKKYDATFEKVKQTLGGVKGFFTLTADVWTSRATEAYLGVSCHFLSEDWKMRSFILDTMPLEERHTGANIVTWMEEVLTKFEILPAKIKAVVHDSGSNMVAAMRLLEEKHGWASIRCAGHTLQLIVNTALKETTISTALGAARQLVEHFKRSELASTRLKMKQEQMNVKKNTLIQDVSTRWNSTFHMIERLLEQRWPLTATLSDPEVTPRGKHYFDLKPDQWALLEELKQGLAPFETATVYLSGQQYTTVSGLPQVVKGLTRAVHQSQLETSSGKSFIASAEKGIKQRWGSTCTFSADKENPVILAAALDPRYRKLKFLAPEDVIRVQGTVEVLAVKEANAGTHEHAKVQTDNGSGRTEKTALDNLLESDTDSQGDNEEAASKEDQDVQVVRSEVQLYFKEATVSKKDDPLKWWSENEGRFPTLSKLAKSFLCIPVTSTPSERIFSTAGNICSQKRASLSAEHVEKLTFLAMNNNLV, via the exons ATGTTGGTGACGGACATGAGACCCCTGTCTATGGTTGATGATCAAGGTTTCAAAGAGATGATCAAGCAGTTCAACCCAGATTACCATGATAACTACCTACCAGGCCGATCCCACTTCACCAAATTGATGGAAAAGAAATATGATGCTACCTTTGAGAAG GTAAAGCAGACTCTTGGTGGTGTCAAAGGTTTCTTCACCCTGACTGCTGATGTCTGGACCAGTCGTGCAACAGAAGCCTACCTGGGTGTGTCTTGCCATTTCCTGAGTGAAGATTGGAAGATGAGGAGCTTCATCCTTGATACCATGCCCCTTGAGGAGAGGCATACTGGTGCCAATATAGTGACATGGATGGAAGAGGTGCTAACAAAGTTTGAGATCTTGCctgccaaaataaaagcagtagTACATGACAGTGGTTCCAATATGGTGGCAGCAATGCGACTGCTTGAAGAAAAACATGGATGGGCCTCTATCCGCTGTGCTGGACACACACTCCAGCTCATAGTCAATACTGCTCTCAAAGAAACCACCATAAGCACAGCACTAGGTGCTGCTAGGCAGCTAGTGGAGCACTTTAAGAGAAGCGAGCTGGCTAGTACAAGACTAAAAATGAAACAGGAGCAAATGAATGTGAAGAAAAATACACTGATCCAAGATGTCAGTACAAGATGGAATAGTACATTCCACATGATAGAGAGACTCCTCGAACAGCGCTGGCCTCTCACTGCCACTCTTTCAGATCCCGAGGTAACGCCAAGGGGGAAACACTATTTCGACTTGAAGCCAGACCAGTGGGCGCTACTTGAAGAACTGAAGCAAGGTTTGGCACCTTTTGAGACTGCTACTGTTTACCTTAGTGGACAGCAGTACACAACGGTTTCAGGTCTTCCACAGGTGGTCAAAGGGCTGACACGGGCTGTACACCAAAGCCAACTGGAGACGAGCTCAGGAAAATCTTTCATTGCCAGTGCAGAAAAAGGCATAAAACAGAGATGGGGGAGTACATGCACTTTCTCAGCAGACAAAGAAAACCCTGTTATTCTCGCAGCTGCCTTGGACCCCAGATACAGAAAGTTGAAGTTTTTGGCTCCTGAAGATGTCATCAGAGTGCAGGGGACTGTTGAAGTGCTTGCTGTCAAAGAAGCAAATGCTGGGACACATGAGCATGCAAAAGTGCAGACAGACAATGGTTCAGGTAGAACTGAAAAGACTGCTCTGGACAACCTCCTTGAGTCTGACACAGACAGTCAGGGAGACAATGAGGAAGCAGCATCTAAGGAGGACCAAGATGTCCAAGTTGTGAGAAGTGAAGTTCAGCTGTACTTTAAAGAAGCCACAGTTTCTAAAAAGGATGATCCTCTTAAATGGTGGAGCGAAAATGAGGGACGTTTCCCCACACTATCAAAGCTAGCTAAATCTTTTCTGTGCATTCCTGTAACCTCCACCCCATCGGAGCGGATCTTCTCCACAGCAGGGAACATCTGCTCTCAAAAGAGAGCAAGCCTTTCTGCAGAACATGTAGAAAAGCTAACTTTCCTGGCTATGAACAATAATCTCGTGTAG
- the LOC134634972 gene encoding zinc finger protein 345-like: MSSTQKDQHGVRSQRSQEADKPHRRKTEKKYTCDECGKDFNVKYKLERHQVIHTGEKPFCCDECGKTFSWGGSLKSHQLIHSGVKAYSCDQCGRAFSRKNSLRRHLVSHSGIKAYSCDICGKTFSRPFTRAIHLRIHTRHDVYWCDQCGKQFTTDTQLQGHMFTHTEERPYKCDVCEKTFKTPRYLRRHQEIHTRKRLYKCSYCEKQSGTDGSSSQLCHHRSGGKEFLCDLCGKTFILQRSLILHQRRHTGEKLKYCKECGRGFPKPSDLKQHELIHSGVKKHLCDQCGSSFSSASSLKTHKRVHTGEKPYKCRHCDRSFSCSSACNKHERTHMEGNYSCDQCDKSFRNFTSYSAHKRSHVTNKLFHCYQCAKTFTSLSALYKHQRDHSGLKSLPSLDHSESAERERSSSGFRVRLKTFEIRLHRVQSESPVKI; the protein is encoded by the exons atgagctcaacacagaag gaccaacatggagtgagaagtcagcgctctcaggaggccgacaaacctcacagaagaaagacagagaaaaaatacacctgtgacgagtgtgggaaggattttaatGTGAAGTATAAACTAGAAcgtcatcaggtcatccacactggagagaaacCGTTCTGTTGTGATGAGTGTGGAAAGACTTTTTCCTGGGGGGGTTCCCTAAAatcacaccaactcatccacagtggagttaaagcgtacagctgtgatcagtgtggcagagctttttcTCGCAAGAACAGCTTACGGCGGCATCTAGTTAgtcactctggaattaaggcgtacagctgtgacatttgtggaaaaaccttcAGCCGGCCGTTCACCCGAGCCatacacctacgcattcacaccagacatgatgtgtactggtgtgatcagtgtggcaaacaGTTTACAACAGACACACAGTTACAAggccacatgtttacccacactgaggagagaccttataaatgtgatgtgtgtgagaagacttttaaaactCCACGTTACCTGAGACGACACCAagagatccacaccagaaagagactctacaagtgcagttactgtgag aagcagagcggcacagatggatccagttctcaactcTGTCATCACCGTAGTGGTGGGaaagagtttctctgtgacctttgtgggaaAACTTTCATTCTTCAGCGAAGCCTAATActacatcaacgtagacacactggagaaaaactgaaatactgcaaagaatgtgggagaggcttccCCAAACCAAGTGACTTAAAACAACATGAACTCattcacagtggggttaaaaagcacctctgtgatcagtgtgggtcatccttcagtAGTGCCAGTAgccttaaaacacacaaacgagtccacacaggagagaaaccatacaagtgcagacactgtgacagaaGCTTCTCATGTTCATCTGCTTGTAACAAgcatgaacgtacacacatggaaggaaactacagctgtgaccagtgtgacaagagcttcaggaattTCACTTCATACTCCgcacacaaacgatcccacgttactaataaactgtttcactgttaccaatgtgccaaaacattcaCCTCATTGTCTGCTCTGtacaaacatcagcgtgatcactcagggctgaaatcactcccatcactggatcacagtgaatctgcagagagagaaagatcctcttctggtttcagggtcagactcaAAACctttgagatcaggctccacagagttcagagtGAATCTCCTGTAAAGATCTGA